Below is a genomic region from Jiangella gansuensis DSM 44835.
CTCGGTGCCGCACCGGCCGAGCACAATGTCACCGTACTCCTGGGGGATCCGCGGGCGCCCGGCGGCTTGAGTCCGCGTGAGACCGAGGTGCTGCGGCTGGTCGCCGCAGGCAAGAGCAACCCCGAGATCGCGGGGGCGCTGGTGCTGTCGGAGAAGACGGTCGCCCGGCATTTGTCGAACATTTTTGCCAAGCTCGACGTCGGGTCCCGGACCGCGGCAGCGGCGTTCGCGTTCGAGCATCACCTAGTCTGAGCCGCGATCCGAGCGTTCAGGTCGCCGCGTCTGGCCGCCTGCAGCGGGCGGCGATGCAGCTGTTCGCCGAGGGCGGCTTCGACGCGACGACGGTGGCCGGGATCGCCGGACGGGCCGGCGTGACCGAGCGGACGTTCTTCCGGCACTTCGCGGACAAGCGCGAGGTCCTGTTCGCCGGCGAGGCGCACCTCGAGGCGGTCTTCGTGGACGCGATCGCCGGCGCACCGGCCGGCACGTCCCTGACCGACCGGCTCGTCGCGGCGCTCGACGCCGGGGGCGGCGTCCTGCAGGACGCACGGGGCCGCGAGTTCGCCCGCGCGCGGAACGAGATCATCACCGCCAACGAGCAGTTGCAAGAGCGTGAGCTGCTCAAGCTGGCGAAACTCTCCCGCGCGGTGACCGGAGCGCTCACGGCCCGCGGCGTCGCTGACGTATCCGCACGCCTGGCCGGCGACGTGGTCGTGTCCGTCTTCCGTACCGCCTTTGCCCGGTGGATCGCACCCGGCGAGGCCCGCGACCTGACCGAGCTCCAGCGCGAAGGTCTCGCCATGATCGGCGACCTGGTGCGAGTTCCCGGCACCTCATGATCATCGGCGATCCACCCCGTCCGGGCGGGGTCGATCGCCGATGATCATGGGAGGGTCAGGCTGGACCGTCGTGGCCGAGGCCGCGTTCACGGGCGAGCACGATCGCGGCCGGCCGGTCCGGCGCGCCGATCTTGGTGAGGATGCTCGCCACGTGGTTGCGCACGGTCTTGGGGCTCAGGACGAGCCGGCGGGAGATGACCGGGGTGTCGTAACCGCGCGCCAGCAGGTCGAGCACCTCCCGTTCCCGGAGGGTGAGCTCGGGGAACGGATGACGGTCGGCCGAGCGGCTCCCGGTCAGGTGGCCGGTGGCGCGGGCGGCGATCCGGGCGCCGAGGATCAGCTCGCCGTTGGCGACCGCCCGCACCGCCCGCTCGACCTCGTCCGGCGTCGCGCCCTTGAGCAGGTAGCCGTGCGCTCCGGCGCGGATCGACGCGACCACCGACTCGTCGTCCTCGTGCATCGTGACCACGAGCACGCGCAGATGCGGGGCACGGCGGAGCAGGTCACGGGTGGTCTCGACACCGGAGCCGTCGCCCAGCTGGAGGTCCATGACGACGACGTCGAGGCCGTCGGTGGGCAGCTGGGCCGCCTCCGCCGCCGATGCGGCCTCCGCGACCACCGTCACGTCGCGCAGCGTCTCCAGCAGGGCGACCATGCCGAGGCGGAACACAGGATGGTCATCGACCACTGCCACCGTGATGGGGCTCGCCGCGGACGTCACCGCACCTCCAGGTGGAGTCGGGCCTCCACGATGGTCCCATGGGGAACGGCGTCGGTGACGGTGAGCGAGCCGCCCTGTTCCTCGGCGCGTTCGCGCATGGACCTCATGCCGACGCCCGCGGACCCAGTGGCGCGGCTCCCGATCCCGACGCCGCCGTCGGCCACCCGGACGACGAGGTGGTCGTTGGTGACCTGGATCGTCACCGCGCACCGGGATGATCCGCTGTGCCGGCGCACGTTCGTCACCGCCTCGGCGATGATGCCGTATGCGGCACCGGCCGCCGGCGCGGGCAGGGGGTCGGGTGGTTCTCCCGTCACCCGGACGACGACATCGAGCCCGCTCGCGCTCCACCGCGCCGCCAGTTCCTCTACAGCGGCGACGAGGCCGAGTTCGTCCAGCACCGGTGGGAGCAGGTGCCGGGAGAGCTGGCGGACGTCCTCGACCCTGCCGTCCAGCTCGTCCTGCAGCGCTGTCAGCAGCGCCGCCGCCCGGTCCGGATCGCGTTCGACGAGGTTCCGCGCGCCCTGCAGCCCCAGCCGGATGCCTGCGAGCGAGGGTCCCAGACCGTCGTGGAGCTCGCGGCGGATCACCCGGCGCTCCTCGAGCCGCACCGACGTCAGCCGCCGCCGGGCGTCGTCGAGGTCGCGGGCGGCGCGGGTCAGCGCCACCCCGGCGCCGACGACGGTGGCGAGCTCGCCGAGATGCCGCTGGTCGCGTGCGCTCATGGCCTCGCCGGGCGGTGTGGTCACGGCGAGCCTGGCCACTTCCTCACCGCGGTGCATGACGGGGGAGTCGACCGGCTCACTGGTCGGTGTCCCGGACGACGCCACCGTCGCGCCGTCGACGACCAGCGCCACCGACTCCAGGCGCAGCGCCTCGCCGACGCTGCCGACCAGCCCCGTGAGCAGGTCCTCCGGATCCGCGGCCCGGCCGAAGTGCGCGCCCACGCGCCGGAAGGCGCGGTCGGGGTCGGCGCCGGTGCCGTGCACGAGCCGGCGTACGCGCTGCTCTATCCACCAGCGCGACGGCTGGACGGCGATGACGACCACGGCCGCCGCCACCCACTGCGCGATCCCCTCGCCCGGAACGATCCCGGAGACGAGGGCGGCCACGGCCACGTACGCGGCTGCCAGTGCCACTGTCAGCGTGCCGGCGACGACGGCCCGGCTCACCGGCAGGTCGAGCCCCCACATCCGCTGCCGGAGGACGGACACGAGGATCGCTGCCGGGAACAGCGCCTGGGCGGCGATGTGCAGCACCGGGGTGAACCAGAACGGCAGCCCGGTGGCGGGAAGTGCGAGCGGCGCGAAGGACACCGCCATGACCGTGGTGCCGAGAGCGAGCCAGCCGAGTCCGACCCGTTCCTCGACGGGTCCGCGGCGCCATCGCCACGCCGCCTCGGCGGCGGCGGCGCCCCCGACGGCGACCATCGCGGCGATGAACACCTCGAAGTACTCGTCATAGTCGACGATGCGGCTGAACGTGAACGCCGCTGTCACCGCGGCCCCGGCGACGACGCCCCACCGGGCCTGGCCGAGCGGATGGTCGCGGATCAGCCACGGTATGACGAGGAACAGCGCCAGCGTGCCGGGCACCCAGGTGATGCCCTGCAGCGGATCGATCCAGGACAGCCCGGGAAGCCCGGGCCGGCGGCCGGCGAGCCCGGTCCACGCGTAGGAGAACGCCGCGACCGCGCCGCCGACCGCGGTGACGGCGAGGATCCACGGCACCGGGCCGGGCCGTCGCGACAACGTCACCCCGGCGACGGTGCCGTAGACGGCGGCGACCGTGACATCGACGACGAAGAACCACAGGTCCGCCGTGACCGGCGGACGAGCCGCGATCAGGACGCCGATCGAGACCGCCGCGATCACCCACGAGGTGACCGCGACGGTCCCGGCGGCACGTGCGGCACCCGGACCGGCGCCCCCCACCGGTCGCGGTGCCGCCGTGACCCGCACCGACTCCGCAGTTACGTCCACGTTCTGTCCCCCCTCGCAGAACGCCAACATTAAAGCCGGGCGGGGACTGTGGGCGCCAGCGTCAGCCGGCGGAGTGCCCAGCGGGCACCCCGGTGGCCGTCCCGGAGGCGCTGCCCTGGGTCCGCCGGTCGCCGAACGCGAAGCCCAGCGCGGTGGCCAGCAGCCAAAGCGGGCCGAAGAACGCCGCCATGTACTGCAGCGGCGAGATCCCGAGGAGCAGGGTCGCCAGGCCGAGGACCAGGCCGGCCCAGCCGAGCCAGCGCGGGACGGCCCGATGCCGCACTCCCGCGACACCGACCGCGAGGGCGCTCATGCCGGCGCCGATCCACACCCATGGCACTGTGCCGAGCCAGTGCCCCACGGTCACCGCGAACTCCGGTGCGAGTTCGTCCTCCGGTGCCTGCAGGCCGAAGATGATCTCGGTGTCGAGGCTGGTCCCCATGAGCTGGGCCACCATGACGAGCACGAGGCCGACCAGGGCCACCGTCGGCGCCAGGCTGGCCGGTCCGAGCCCGGCCCGCAGCCGCCTGGCCAACCCGGCCGCGAACACGGCGAGCAGCGGCAGGCCGGCCAGCGTCAGGACGTGGAAGGCGAGGATCTCGCCGACCATGTCGCGCATGTTGTCCGTGACCGCGACGGCGTCGCCGATCGCGTCCTCGTCGTAGACGGCGCTGATGCCGAGGTTGGCGATCACGCCGCCGATACCGGCGATGCCAGCGCCGACGCCGGCGAGTGCCCACCAGCGTCGGCCGGGTCCGGGCGTCGCGGAAGCCGCCGCGGCGGCCGATGGCGCCCAGTCGCCGGCCGTTCCCGGCTGGATGGTGCTGGACATGCTGTGCCCCCTGTGTGTTCGTGCGACCACCCCCGTGGCCGTCGCTCGGCAGTGATCCTGCCGAGCCCGGTGTCCCGGGCGGAAGGGCCGCGGGCCCGACTTCCCGGGACGGTGACGGGGGCTCCGCACGCTCCGCCGAGACCGGCCCGCCCCGCCCCCTCGGCCCGTCCCGCCCCCCTCGGCCCGTCCCGCCCCCTCGGCCCGCCCCCGGTTGACCTTGGAGAATCCGCGGAATCAATCGGACATTTCGCCCCGCGATTCCGCGGAAACTCCAAGATCAACGGGAGCGAGCGGGCGGGCCGGCCGCGCGAAGCGGACTGACCCGACCCGGCCGCCCTACCAGCCGCGGACCCGGTTCCAGATGGCGGTGGTGCCGTCGGTGCGATGTACGTGGTAGCAGTCGAACTGCGCCGCGGTCGCGCACGCGTGGTTCGGCAGGATCCGCACTCTGGTCCCGACGGGGAGCTCCGGCAGCGGTCGGGCGCTGCCCTCGCGCAGGCTCAGCGTGCCGTGCTCCTGGCTGGCGCCACTCATGACGAGGTCCGGGATGAGAGTGCCGTCGAGGGTGGTGACCAGGCCGTAGCCCTGATCGACCGCCTGGTTGGCGGTGCCACGGTCGCGGCTGGTCGCCATCCACCCGCCGTCGGTGATGATCCAGCCCTTGCCGGGCTGGTGGCCGATGACGGTGACGACGACTCCGAGCGCGAGGTCGTCGACGGTGCACACGCCGATACCGGCCATGACGAGGTCGAAGAAGACGTAGTTGCCGGCGCGCACCTCGGTGATGCCGGTGAGATCGTCGTAGGCGTGCGCCGTCGGTGTGGAGCCGATGCTGACGACCGGGCAGGCGAACCCGGCCCGGCGCAGCGCGTCGGCCGCGGCGACCGTGCAGTCGCGTTCGTTGCGGGCCGCGGCGAGCATGGCTTCCGGTGTGCCGGCGAAGTACGACTCGCCCGCGTGGGCGAGGACACCGGCCAGTGACCCGGTGACGTCGAGCACCCGCGCGATCTCCGGCAGTGCCGGGTCGCCGGGTTCGATGCCGCCGCGGTGGCCGTCGCAGTCGATCTCGACCAGGGCAGGGACGGCATGTCCGGCCCGCTCGGCGGCCTCGTGGACGGCGCGAGCCTGCTCGATGCTGTCTAGCAGGACGGTGACGGTGACGCCCTGTGCCTGCAGGCTGACGACGCGGGCCAGCTTGTGCGGCGCGATGCCGACCGCGTACAGGATGTCGGTGTATCCGGCCGCTGCGAACACCTCGGCCTCGGCGAGCGTCGAGACCGTGATCGGGCCCGGCCCGTCGGGGAACAGATGCGCCGCGATCTCGGTCGACTTCGTGGTCTTCACATGCGGACGCAACGTCACAGCGTGCGGTGCGAGCCGGTCCCGCAGCCGCCGGATGTTGCGCTGCATGGTCGCTTCGTCGACGACGGCGTACGGGGTGTCCGGCGCGGTGGTCATACGGGCCATCCTCTCTGGTCCGGTGTGGGACTCGTGGCGCCGCGTGCCCACGAGGCGGTCGCGGTCACGGCCGGCCGCCGGTAGTACGGTCACTTCGACCGCCGCCGGAAGGAGAGTCACGTCGTGAAGTCCCCGGGGATCGGTACCCGCGCGGGCGCCGTTCTCGTGTTCGGTTCGTCCGCGGCCGTGCTGGTGGTCGAACTGGCCGCGCTGCGGCTGCTGGCGCCCTACGTCGGGCTGACGCTCGAGATGAACACGATCGTCATCGGCATCGCGCTGGCGGCTATCGCGTTCGGGTCGTGGGCGGGTGGCCGCGCGGCGGACCGGGTCTCGCCGCGCCGGAGCCTGGGGCCGCTGCTGGTCCTGTCCGGGCTGGGGGTCACGGTGACCCCGACGCTGGTGCGGCTGGCCGGCGACGGCCCGGCCGTCCTGCTGGTCGGTGGCGCCTGCATCCTGGTGCCCGCGGCGCTGCTGACCGCTGTCACACCGATGGTCACCAAGCTGCTGCTGGTCGACCTGGCGTCCACCGGCACGGTGGTCGGCAAGCTGTCGGGCATCGGAACGGCCGGGGGTATCGCCGGGACCGTCCTCACCGGGTTCGTCCTGATCTCGGTCGTCCCCGTGAGCACGATCATGCTCGTCCTCGGAGTGACCCTGGTCGTGGTGGGTGTGCTGGTCGATCTCGCGGTGCGCCGCCGGCCGGCTCCTCGGCAGGTCCTGGTGGGTTTGGTCGTCGTCGGCGGTGGTGTCGCCGGCGCCGCCGCCGTGCCCAGCGGCTGCGACGCCGAAACCCGCTACCACTGTGCCGCGGTGGTCGACGACCCCGACCGCGACAGCGGCCGGGTGCTGGTGCTCGACGGCGTGCGGCATTCCTACGTCGACCTCGACGACCCGGAGTACCTCGACTTCGCCTATGTCCAGGCGATGGCGTCGCTGGTCGACACCGCGTACGCACCTGGACAGCCGCTGGACACCTACCACCTCGGCGCCGGCGGGCTGTCGATGCCGCACTATCTGGACGCCGTGCGCCCGGGTTCGACCAGCGTGGTCTCCGAGATCGACCCCGGTGTCGTCCAGGTGGACCGGGAGCGCCTGGGCGCGCGGACCGGCGACGACCTGCAGGTGCGGGTGGAGGACGGTCGGACCGGCGTCCGCGGCATCGCGACCGGCTCCCGGGACCTGGTCGTCGGCGACGCGTTCGGCGGCGTCAGCGTGCCCTGGCACCTCACCACCGTCGAGGCGGTCGCCGACATCCAGCGCGTGTTGCGTCCCGGTGGCATCTACACCCTCAACATGATCGACCACGGCGAGCTCGCGTTCGCCCGGGCTGCCGTCGCCACCTTGGGGGAGCGGTTCGCCCACGTCGCCGTCGCGACGGCTCCGGACACCTGGGCCGGCCGCGACGGCGGGAACCTCGTCGCGGCCGCATCCGACAGCGCCCTGGACCTGGCCGCGTGGGGTGAGCGCCTGGCCGAGCGGGGCAGCGACTGGAGCGTCGTCGGCGGGCCCGGCCTGGAGGACTGGATCGGGGACGCCCGGGTGCTCACCGACGATTTCGCCCCGGTCGACCAGTTGCTCACGCCGTACCCTCGCCGGGGGTGACGACGCCGGCGGCGCGGCCGGTCAGCTCGGCAGGCCGGGCACCGGCGGGATGCTGCGGGTGCGGACGAGTTCGGCGTACCAGTGGGCGCTGTCCTTCGGCAGCCGTTCCAGCGTCTCGTAGTCGACCCGGACGATGCCGAACCGCTTGGAGTAGCCGTAACCCCACTCGAAGTTGTCGAAGAGCGACCACACCTGGTAGCCGCGCAGGTCGACGCCGCGCTGCATGGCCCGGTGCGCCGCGGTGAAGTGACGGCGCAGGTAGTCGGTGCGCTCCACGTCGTGGACGGCGCCGTCCTGGACGACGTCGTCGAAGGCGGCGCCGTTCTCGGTGACCATCAGCGGCAGGCCGGGGAACTGCTCCGACAGCGACACCAGCAGCTCTTCCAGGCCGTCGGGCGCGATGTTCCAGCCCATCGCGGTGTACGGGCCGGGCTGCTCCAGGAACTCGATGTCGTCCGCGCCGGGCCAGGGCGATCCGCCCATGTCCTTGTGGCCGTCGTTGGTCTGCCGGGGGCTCGTGCCGTCCCACACCCGGACGGTCGCGGTGGAGTAGTAGTTCACGCCGAGCAGGTCGATCGGCTGGTGGATCGCGGCGAGGTCGCCGGCGCCGACGAAGGACCAGTCGGTCACCGAGGACGTGTCAGCGATGAGGTCCGCCGGGTACTCGCCGCGCAGCATCGGCCCGGTGAAGGCCCGGTTGGCCAGTCCGTCGATGCGGCGCTTCGCCTCGGCGGCGGTGTCGTCGACGCCGCGCAGCACGTGGAAGTTCAGGGTGACGGAGTATCGGGCGTCCGGCTTCGTGACGACGTCGCGCAGCCGCCGGACGGCCAGGCCGTGGCCGAGGTTGAGGTGGTGGACGGCGCGCAGCGCGTCCACGCCGTCGGTGCGGCCGGGGGCGTGTGCGCCGGAGCCGTAGCCGAGGTACGCCGAGCACCAGGGCTCGTTGAGGGTCGTCCAGGTGTCGACGCGGTCGCCGAGAGCCGCGCCGACGATGCCGGCGTACTCGGCGAAGCGGTACGCGGTGTCGCGGACCGGCCAGCCGCCGGCGTCCTCCAGCGGCTGCGGCAGGTCCCAGTGGTAGAGCGTGGCGATCGGCGTGATCCCGCGCTCCAGCAACCCGTCGACGAGCCGGGAGTAGAAGTCGAGGCCCTTCGGGTTCACCGCGCCCGAGCCGGCCGGCTGGATCCGCGGCCAGGCGATCGAGAACCGGTACGCCTGCAGCCCGAGGCTGCGCATGAGGTCGAGGTCGGCGTCGAGCCGGTGGTAGTGGTCGACGGCGACGTCGCCGGTGTCGCCGTTCCAGACCTTGCCGGGAGTCTTGCTGAACGTGTCCCAGATCGACGGCCCGCGGCCGTCCTCCGCGGCGGCGCCCTCGACCTGGTAGGAGGCGGTGGCCGAGCCGAAGACGAAGCCGGCGGGGAAGACGAGGCCCGAGTCGCGGTAGTCGGCGGTGCCGGTGGTCATGCGGTGATCTCCAGTTCTCCGGTCCGGGTGGAGGTGGTGGTGCCGTCGGGGGTCCGGGCGGTGAAATCGGACAGGTCGGTGGAGCGGATCCGGGTGCTCCCGTCGCGGCGGACGATGGTGAAGTGTGCCTGACGGCCCCCCGGGGTGGTGACCCGCAGGTCACTGTCGCCGTCCGGGCCGGGGAAGACCCGCAGCGTCAGGCCGTCGGTGTACTCCGCGTCGGGCTGCGCCTCGCTGGGCCCGAACGGGATCACCGCGCCCGGGCGCACGTAGAGCGGGACGCTGTCGAACCCGTGCACCTCACGCCGCCAGCCGCCGCCGTCGACGGTCTCGCCGCTCAGCAGGTGCGTCCACCGTCCCGGCGGCAGGTAGAAGTCGACGGTGCCGTCGGCGGAGAAGACCGGCGCGACCAGCAGATCCGGGCCCAGCAGGTACTGCCGGTCCAGGTGTTCCACCGCGGGGTCGCCGGGGAAGGCCAGCTGCATCGGCCGCATGACCGGCACCCCGCTCCGGCTCGCGTCCAGGCCGGCCTGGAACAGGTACGGCATCAGGGAGTTCTTCAGCCGGGCGAAGCGGCGCATCACCGAGACGGCGCTCTGCGGATCTGCCTCGTCGCGGCCCTCGGCCTGGTCGAACAGCCACGGCACCCGGTAGCTGGTCGAGGCGTGCAGCCGGGTGTGGCTGGAGAGCAGGCCGAACACCGTCCAGCGCTTGAAGACGGCCGGGTCGGGCATGCCTTCGAAGCCGCCGACGTCGTGGCTCCAGTGCGCGAAACCGCTGAGGGCCAGCGACAGCCCGCCGCGCAGCGTCTCGGCCATCGACTCGAAGGACGACGAGCTGTCGCCGCCCCAGTGCACCGGCATCCGCTGCCCACCGGCGGTGGCCGCGCGGGCGAAGACGACCGCTTCGCCGGTCCCGCGCTCCTTCTCCAGCACGTCGAAGACCGCCCGGTTGTACAGCTGGGCGTACCAGTTGTGCATGTCCCCGGGGCGGGAGCCGTCGTGCCACACCACGTCGGTGGGGATCCGCTCGCCGAAGTCGGTCTTGATGGCGTCGACGCCCTGGCGCAGGAGGCCGCGCAGCTTCTCCTGGTACCACCGGGTCGCCTCCGGGTTGGTGAAGTCGACCAGGCCCATACCGGCCTGCCACATGTCCCACTGCCAGACCGAGCCGTCGGCCCGGCGCACCAGGTAGCCGTGGTCACGGGCCTCGGCGAACAGTGCGGAGCGCTGCGCGATGTAGGGGTTGAGCCAGGCGCTCACTCGCAGGCCGCGTTCGCGCAGCCGGGCGAGCATGCCCTCCGGGTCGGGGAAGACGCGCGGGTCCCATTCGAAGTCGGTCCAGTTGAACTCGCGCATCCAGAAGCAGTCGAAGTGGAAGACGCTCAGCGGGATGTCCCGTTCCCGCATGCCGTCGACGAACGACGTCACCGTCGCCTCGTCGTAGTCGGTGGTGAAGCTCGTGGACAGCCACAGCCCGTAGGACCACGCCGGGACGGTGGCGGCCCGCCCGGTGAGCGCGGTGTACCGCTCCAGGATGCGCTCCGGCGTGGGGCCGTAGAGGACCATGAAGTCGAGGCTCTCGCCGGCGACGGAGAACTGGACCTGCTCGACGGTCTCGGATCCCACCTCGAACGAGACGTGGTCGCGGTGGTTGACCAGGACGCCGTAGCCGCGGTTGGTCAGGTAGAACGGGACGTTCTTGTAGGCAAGGTCGCTCGACGTGCCGCCGTCGGCGTTCCAGACGTCCACCGTCTGGCCGTTCTTGACCAGCGGGCCGAACCGCTCACCGAGGCCGTAGACGAGTTCGCCGACGCCGAGGGAGAGCTGTCCGCGCAGGTAGGTAGGCGCGGGCGCCAGACCGGTGCCGGTCACGCCGGCCAGGCCGGTCGGCTCGGCGGCGACGGCGGCGCCGGGCGCGAGCCGCATGAACCCGAGCGACTTGTGTCCGCTGCGTGTCA
It encodes:
- a CDS encoding TetR family transcriptional regulator, producing MQLFAEGGFDATTVAGIAGRAGVTERTFFRHFADKREVLFAGEAHLEAVFVDAIAGAPAGTSLTDRLVAALDAGGGVLQDARGREFARARNEIITANEQLQERELLKLAKLSRAVTGALTARGVADVSARLAGDVVVSVFRTAFARWIAPGEARDLTELQREGLAMIGDLVRVPGTS
- a CDS encoding response regulator transcription factor, with the translated sequence MTSAASPITVAVVDDHPVFRLGMVALLETLRDVTVVAEAASAAEAAQLPTDGLDVVVMDLQLGDGSGVETTRDLLRRAPHLRVLVVTMHEDDESVVASIRAGAHGYLLKGATPDEVERAVRAVANGELILGARIAARATGHLTGSRSADRHPFPELTLREREVLDLLARGYDTPVISRRLVLSPKTVRNHVASILTKIGAPDRPAAIVLARERGLGHDGPA
- a CDS encoding sensor histidine kinase → MDVTAESVRVTAAPRPVGGAGPGAARAAGTVAVTSWVIAAVSIGVLIAARPPVTADLWFFVVDVTVAAVYGTVAGVTLSRRPGPVPWILAVTAVGGAVAAFSYAWTGLAGRRPGLPGLSWIDPLQGITWVPGTLALFLVIPWLIRDHPLGQARWGVVAGAAVTAAFTFSRIVDYDEYFEVFIAAMVAVGGAAAAEAAWRWRRGPVEERVGLGWLALGTTVMAVSFAPLALPATGLPFWFTPVLHIAAQALFPAAILVSVLRQRMWGLDLPVSRAVVAGTLTVALAAAYVAVAALVSGIVPGEGIAQWVAAAVVVIAVQPSRWWIEQRVRRLVHGTGADPDRAFRRVGAHFGRAADPEDLLTGLVGSVGEALRLESVALVVDGATVASSGTPTSEPVDSPVMHRGEEVARLAVTTPPGEAMSARDQRHLGELATVVGAGVALTRAARDLDDARRRLTSVRLEERRVIRRELHDGLGPSLAGIRLGLQGARNLVERDPDRAAALLTALQDELDGRVEDVRQLSRHLLPPVLDELGLVAAVEELAARWSASGLDVVVRVTGEPPDPLPAPAAGAAYGIIAEAVTNVRRHSGSSRCAVTIQVTNDHLVVRVADGGVGIGSRATGSAGVGMRSMRERAEEQGGSLTVTDAVPHGTIVEARLHLEVR
- a CDS encoding alanine racemase, yielding MTTAPDTPYAVVDEATMQRNIRRLRDRLAPHAVTLRPHVKTTKSTEIAAHLFPDGPGPITVSTLAEAEVFAAAGYTDILYAVGIAPHKLARVVSLQAQGVTVTVLLDSIEQARAVHEAAERAGHAVPALVEIDCDGHRGGIEPGDPALPEIARVLDVTGSLAGVLAHAGESYFAGTPEAMLAAARNERDCTVAAADALRRAGFACPVVSIGSTPTAHAYDDLTGITEVRAGNYVFFDLVMAGIGVCTVDDLALGVVVTVIGHQPGKGWIITDGGWMATSRDRGTANQAVDQGYGLVTTLDGTLIPDLVMSGASQEHGTLSLREGSARPLPELPVGTRVRILPNHACATAAQFDCYHVHRTDGTTAIWNRVRGW
- a CDS encoding fused MFS/spermidine synthase, with product MKSPGIGTRAGAVLVFGSSAAVLVVELAALRLLAPYVGLTLEMNTIVIGIALAAIAFGSWAGGRAADRVSPRRSLGPLLVLSGLGVTVTPTLVRLAGDGPAVLLVGGACILVPAALLTAVTPMVTKLLLVDLASTGTVVGKLSGIGTAGGIAGTVLTGFVLISVVPVSTIMLVLGVTLVVVGVLVDLAVRRRPAPRQVLVGLVVVGGGVAGAAAVPSGCDAETRYHCAAVVDDPDRDSGRVLVLDGVRHSYVDLDDPEYLDFAYVQAMASLVDTAYAPGQPLDTYHLGAGGLSMPHYLDAVRPGSTSVVSEIDPGVVQVDRERLGARTGDDLQVRVEDGRTGVRGIATGSRDLVVGDAFGGVSVPWHLTTVEAVADIQRVLRPGGIYTLNMIDHGELAFARAAVATLGERFAHVAVATAPDTWAGRDGGNLVAAASDSALDLAAWGERLAERGSDWSVVGGPGLEDWIGDARVLTDDFAPVDQLLTPYPRRG
- a CDS encoding GH1 family beta-glucosidase; the encoded protein is MTTGTADYRDSGLVFPAGFVFGSATASYQVEGAAAEDGRGPSIWDTFSKTPGKVWNGDTGDVAVDHYHRLDADLDLMRSLGLQAYRFSIAWPRIQPAGSGAVNPKGLDFYSRLVDGLLERGITPIATLYHWDLPQPLEDAGGWPVRDTAYRFAEYAGIVGAALGDRVDTWTTLNEPWCSAYLGYGSGAHAPGRTDGVDALRAVHHLNLGHGLAVRRLRDVVTKPDARYSVTLNFHVLRGVDDTAAEAKRRIDGLANRAFTGPMLRGEYPADLIADTSSVTDWSFVGAGDLAAIHQPIDLLGVNYYSTATVRVWDGTSPRQTNDGHKDMGGSPWPGADDIEFLEQPGPYTAMGWNIAPDGLEELLVSLSEQFPGLPLMVTENGAAFDDVVQDGAVHDVERTDYLRRHFTAAHRAMQRGVDLRGYQVWSLFDNFEWGYGYSKRFGIVRVDYETLERLPKDSAHWYAELVRTRSIPPVPGLPS
- the yicI gene encoding alpha-xylosidase gives rise to the protein MKFTDGFWTLRPGVDALYAQEAYDIERRDDSIVVSAPTKVITRRGDTLNRPMLTVTLSSPLEGVARVRVERHVGSPTDPGFDLVGATEGAAVTTVDEAGGVLRTGPLEARIAPGAPWDLSFAADGQVLTRSGHKSLGFMRLAPGAAVAAEPTGLAGVTGTGLAPAPTYLRGQLSLGVGELVYGLGERFGPLVKNGQTVDVWNADGGTSSDLAYKNVPFYLTNRGYGVLVNHRDHVSFEVGSETVEQVQFSVAGESLDFMVLYGPTPERILERYTALTGRAATVPAWSYGLWLSTSFTTDYDEATVTSFVDGMRERDIPLSVFHFDCFWMREFNWTDFEWDPRVFPDPEGMLARLRERGLRVSAWLNPYIAQRSALFAEARDHGYLVRRADGSVWQWDMWQAGMGLVDFTNPEATRWYQEKLRGLLRQGVDAIKTDFGERIPTDVVWHDGSRPGDMHNWYAQLYNRAVFDVLEKERGTGEAVVFARAATAGGQRMPVHWGGDSSSSFESMAETLRGGLSLALSGFAHWSHDVGGFEGMPDPAVFKRWTVFGLLSSHTRLHASTSYRVPWLFDQAEGRDEADPQSAVSVMRRFARLKNSLMPYLFQAGLDASRSGVPVMRPMQLAFPGDPAVEHLDRQYLLGPDLLVAPVFSADGTVDFYLPPGRWTHLLSGETVDGGGWRREVHGFDSVPLYVRPGAVIPFGPSEAQPDAEYTDGLTLRVFPGPDGDSDLRVTTPGGRQAHFTIVRRDGSTRIRSTDLSDFTARTPDGTTTSTRTGELEITA